Proteins co-encoded in one Pseudarthrobacter chlorophenolicus A6 genomic window:
- a CDS encoding aminobutyraldehyde dehydrogenase: protein MTTAEKTSFTVHRAQSAPAPSLPPFGQFIRGKFVPSTSSETADVVNPATEEVLTQVPAGTAEDVDAAVAAAVAAKASWAATTPRDRSAVLLKIADIIEKNRETFETLESADTGKPAAVAEDDISSAIDTFRFSAGAARAFSTLGADDYAENHTSVIHREPVGVVGVITPWNYPLLMAAWKIAPVLGAGNTLVLKPSEQTPLTTLKLAELIADEVPAGVVNIVTGPGRVVGNRLSEHPGVDLVAITGSVGSGQKVAASAAASVKRVHLELGGKAPVVVFDDADLEAAAKGVRSAGFWNGGQECGAACRVLVHESVAEKFTELLVREISEITVGTPGADDAEIGSMISKAHYERVLAALEDVRKDGLTIAVGGNAIEGQGYFIEPTVVTNVPAGAPITSNEIFGPVVSVETFSTDEEAVARANETIYGLAASVWTKDSARSLTVPRKLDFGTVWVNSHLVIATEMPWGGFKGSGYGRDLSSYALDDFSRTKHVMYNRG, encoded by the coding sequence ATGACCACCGCAGAAAAGACATCCTTCACCGTGCACCGGGCCCAGAGCGCACCGGCACCTTCCCTGCCTCCCTTCGGCCAGTTCATCCGCGGAAAGTTCGTCCCCTCCACCTCGAGTGAGACGGCCGACGTCGTCAACCCGGCCACCGAGGAAGTCCTCACCCAGGTGCCGGCCGGCACGGCGGAAGACGTGGACGCCGCTGTCGCAGCGGCCGTTGCCGCCAAGGCATCCTGGGCCGCCACCACGCCGCGGGACCGTTCGGCGGTGCTGCTGAAGATCGCGGACATCATCGAGAAGAACCGGGAAACGTTCGAAACGCTGGAGTCCGCCGACACCGGCAAGCCCGCGGCCGTGGCCGAGGACGACATCTCCAGCGCCATCGACACCTTCCGGTTCTCCGCCGGGGCCGCCCGCGCCTTCAGCACGCTCGGCGCGGACGACTACGCCGAGAACCACACCTCGGTGATCCACCGCGAGCCGGTGGGCGTCGTCGGCGTCATTACGCCCTGGAACTACCCCCTGCTGATGGCGGCCTGGAAGATCGCCCCGGTCCTGGGCGCCGGCAACACGCTGGTGCTCAAGCCGTCCGAGCAGACACCGCTGACCACCCTCAAGCTGGCCGAACTGATCGCGGACGAGGTTCCGGCCGGCGTCGTGAACATCGTCACCGGCCCCGGCCGCGTGGTGGGCAACCGCCTCTCCGAGCACCCCGGTGTGGACCTGGTGGCCATCACCGGCAGCGTGGGAAGCGGCCAGAAGGTGGCCGCCAGCGCAGCCGCCTCGGTCAAGCGCGTCCACCTGGAACTTGGCGGCAAGGCGCCTGTCGTCGTGTTTGACGACGCCGACCTCGAGGCCGCTGCCAAGGGCGTCCGCAGTGCCGGGTTCTGGAACGGCGGCCAGGAATGCGGCGCTGCCTGCCGCGTGCTGGTCCACGAATCCGTGGCCGAAAAGTTCACCGAATTGCTGGTCCGCGAAATCAGCGAGATCACCGTGGGCACCCCCGGCGCCGACGACGCCGAGATCGGTTCCATGATCTCCAAGGCCCACTACGAACGCGTTCTTGCTGCACTTGAGGACGTCCGCAAGGACGGCCTGACCATCGCCGTCGGCGGCAATGCCATCGAAGGCCAGGGCTACTTCATCGAACCGACGGTGGTCACCAACGTCCCGGCCGGCGCACCGATCACCAGCAACGAAATCTTCGGGCCGGTGGTGTCGGTGGAGACCTTCAGCACCGACGAGGAAGCCGTGGCCCGGGCCAACGAAACCATCTACGGCCTGGCCGCCTCGGTCTGGACCAAGGACTCCGCGCGTTCGCTGACGGTTCCGCGGAAGCTGGACTTCGGCACCGTCTGGGTCAACTCGCACCTGGTCATCGCCACCGAAATGCCGTGGGGCGGCTTCAAGGGCTCCGGCTACGGCCGCGACCTGTCCAGCTACGCGCTGGATGATTTCTCCCGCACCAAGCACGTCATGTACAACCGCGGCTAA